catgcatggctgttattggtgcatgttggattgctggatatattgcatggaaaacatgtgattgggacatgctttatatactgagtatgatattgttcagagcttgagcctctgtgtttatgcatggccctaatagcactaatacctgtttagtaagcatgctaaatgcctcgtttatggatatggaacatgtgatataggattggtggcatggcttacctgtgtatggcgctgacttattagtcagaatcgacaatggtgccaAATCCGTCTGTGaaactgtgacttattagttaagttcaccgcgggctgagcactggtcgtgttttaccgacccaagggtcagaagaggcagtgcgttgtgaacgccgggccaaataaagattagatctaatcaaggtcggcattgaatgactcatatggggtattaatgctagaccgaccgaaaggtcaatgagaacttataagcgcttgcctggtctacgaccagatgactatagccaaggtatatgaccccggtgaccgtttgtcacatggctaggggacgttgtccatagtttcgactctagagtcgtgaggaaggttatgttggtgactaatcaccttgcacctgtcctaatcaaacttatgaaaggatcatctatcagttaagccctggtgaccctatcttcacatggctagagggagcgatgctcattattatgacttttggctattgtcacctatctgtatggaccgATGGTTCCgaatggttactatggttattgttgatattatatcatgttatattgtgttttcttgctgggcttcggctcacgggtgctacgtggtgcaggtaaaggcaagaggaagctggaccatccttgagttgaagagcttaggtaaTCACTGAAAATATAATCACTGAGTTCATATTTTCAGTGATTACAGAAAATAtctacaacaggccgttctaagcggcaaaacagggttcaaccctagttccactttaaacctcggccgtggcggacgagcaactgcatatgtacacgtcatcacctaagctctccaactcaaggatggtccagcttcctcttgcctttacctgcaccacgtagcacccgtgagccgaagcccagcaagaaaacataataaagcatgatataatgtcaacaacgatcataataaccattcaggtcTATCAGTCCAAGAAAaaaggtgacaatagccaaaagtcacaataatgagcatcgctccttctagccatgtgacgatagggtcaccagggtttaactgataagtgatcctttcataagtttgattaggacaggtgtaaggtgattagtcaccaacataaccttcctcacgactctagagtcgaaactatggacaacgtcccttagccatgtgacaaacagtcaccagggtcatataccttggctataaacatctggtcatagaccaggcaagcgcttataagttcttcgaccctagggtcggtctagcattaatgccatagagccattcaatgcgtgattctcgactttagagtcggtccctgactagtcagtgtcattcacaagtaagacatgccaccaatcctatatcacatgttccatattcataaacgaggcatttagcatgcttactaaacaggtattattgctatcagggccatgcataaacacagaggctcaagctctgaacaatatcatactcagtatataaagcatgtcccaatcacatgtttctcatgcatcatatgcaatatatatatccagcaatccaacatgcatcaataacagccatgcatttCACGTtgaatagtcaaccaacatgcatcaagtatagccatgcatgtcacacataataaccaaccgacatgcatcaataataaccacacatgtcatactcaataatcaaccgacatgcatcaataataaccacgcatgtcatactcaataatcaaccaacatgcatcataatagccatgcatgtcatacataataatcaaccggcaTACACCAATAAttgccatgcatgtctcatatacacagggtgcagttttcttacctcaaagtcgagctagaatgattaaaagaacgactcttgagaacgatcaacttttagtcctttagcggtcacctagtcataaccaaatataaggtatcatcaataaaaatgatcaacatgagttcccaaatcaatatatAGCCTCCGGGACcccaatccccacttaaccgggtactaggatctACCCCatggcctatggcttgaatccccaagctaaaaacatgtttttggtcaaaatggtcactaagggccgcggcccgccctagcTGCGCCGCGGCACGCCCTGAAACAGAGAGGGTTTCCCCCTGCCAGAcgccttgagccgcggcgcaccacagccatgccgcggctcaacaCCCTGTTTTTGCCCAGAAATCTCAGCACGCACACCAGaattcccctgcgttttcccttagaaccagcccctcaaattagctcaaaacctcttccaaacactcattcaaacccctagacatcacccataacctcccctcatcaaaacctaaTCTTATcacccatcaaaacccctttaaatccaTACTTCCATCAAGAATCAAAGGCTGAGAATTTAAAgatcaaaacagagcataacctgaaacaagtggctaaaactcaccttgaaaccagtTTGATCCTTCCTTAATAGCTAAACCAAGTCCACAACTTCAGCCCTTTGAattcctagctcaaaacctcaagatggcctctaaaaaaaaacaaagagaagTGAAGGGAgaagcttgtacgggagagaaaggaagaaaggatGAGGATGGTTCTGTTTTATTATatttccacagccttccaaaacctcatgtatatccaagccaaatgacctaaatgcccctaggtcatttaaaggcttctaaacactcccaagggtaaaatcgtcatttccaacctatctcgttaattataattaacgctctccaatacccgctattctcaatattcttaaATGTCAATAATCATACCCCATtatcctttaattcccagtaatgctctaatcattaaattcaccccgagactcaccccgagccccgaacttaaacccgttatgactagaccgaacacttacatctcatgatcgtctcatgtcgatagctcgaaccaatccaccttataatgtggctatattaattaatcacaatcacgcacccaaaatatacaattacgcccacagtggccaaattaccctcATGGTTTACATaggagcccatatgcatgcattcaccatcatataataatataattcacgttagcatgcatataatcattaaatattataataaaccaattatggccctcccggcctcctaatcaaggtcctaaaccttattaggaagtttggggcattacaactacaaatgactcgattagcgagtttagcactgtttacaaggcacagcataacggtccctggagtttagggcgttacagaataCGTACAACCTTTAACAACAAATGTTATTAAAATAAGCTTGAGCAAaaacaaatattaacaaaatatcactaatattaatataatacaaAAAGAAATCAAATTATCACATCAAAACGTACTACCCTTTAATAAAAACATTATTAAAATAAGGGATAATTGTTgcaaaagtacccaatgtttgagttttgtacgcggcatagacctaatgtttatttttagtggtaATAGTACCAAAAAGTGTTATTCTGTTGGGTTTCCTCCGTTGGTGGCATCTGGGTGTATACGTGTGAAAAAAAATTGTCTATCCCCATTTTCCTATCTCATTCCTGTCCCTCCAATGAATAGTtgacatatattttttttctttttatcccAACTAGTTTTGTTTACCCTGATTAATTCCTCATCTTTATCTCCTCAAAATTTGAAcctcattaattaattaattaattaattatttcttaCTACtctttttatataattatattataataaaataatatatatataacaattaaaattttaaaaagtagagatttaataaaaaatattacattttatCTTAAAAAAATGAAATAGAGAAATCAATTGGGTTGATGTAATTCTCTATCTATCACATCTCTTATATAGatatgaaattatgtttttagtaattaccaaattaattaaaccatgtaaattaattaaagtgcggaatggtaattaattgtttaaacagattgcagttctgtcgggacagaatctgaacttgtcacgacagaaactgaatacaataaaaagacagtgcaaaacaataaaaaacacaacgaatttttacaaggttcagaaaccctttcggataatcTACTCCTTGGGGACACggccagagaataaaaccaattaataaagaatcacaagtataaaatattgacttaaacaaaacaatactccctcttgagatttgccgcaactttgttgtacttctcttcactaatctgatcttgattgaaacgctcaaccacttgaactccttTCAATGGACaccgagtgcttgcatcctcctgacgcaaggcttgtaaaaatcatCTCCCGAAGacttataaaagttgtgttcaaattacaatgtgtattcactcatgaacgtggtataaactcaccacataatctaaactctcatatttctacaagatcatatgaatactatgatcttgaatacaaaggaggaactctcacaaatattacaatacactcacaaattatgcatctaagagttccCTTTTTCTCAAAGCCTTAGAGACATATTTACAGAgtcatttttcgtgctcataaagatAGAGAAACAATCTCCTAATAAatgcaagaataattgaagatattcttgattgatgaagagttgccttttttagaagatccGGATTCGACAGATACGATTTTTGTGGGGACAGCTCAGGCCTGTGTTGGATCGAAACCATGCTCAAGATAGaaaaataattaatgacattaaagattcagtttcctgaattttaaaaacttgagctgcacgaaaatattatgtcaaatattccagaaatgactttgagaagtactgaatatttgcaagatattacttccctttataatcaaattCTGATAAAATAAAGTTAAATAAGGAATGTAAATATTCCACAAATCACAATAAATGGAAAGTTAATTCTGAAAAgcacaataaagggaaacaaaaattaattttttaataaaaaaaatatttctataaaatatgtcaATTTTAAGATTTACAAGATAGATGgaatttttataaaatagtttGAGCATATATTAttgacatatattataaaagcttctatatattattttataaaattaaaagtaTATGtcatttaaagaaaataaatcataTGTCATTTAAAGAAAGTAAATCGTTCCCAACTTTCCAGTTTCATCATTTTATACCCACttaaaaaaacaatatatttaaataaaaattaatattgaagaaatactattttaataaactattaaatttttaatattttatgtcAAATCAAATTATACAGGATGAATAAAATCTCTATATTATCATTATggctacaaaaaatatatattatataagtgttacatatatataattagtatTATACTATTGATAATGCAGCTAGAAATTTTTTCATTCCACTttgttatgttaatttttatttttttaaaaccaattttttttgtattataaaTGTTATCCTAGGCGTCTATATTTTTTACAtaaattttatcaataaaaaaaaatacattaacaAGATAACACAATCATAACAAATAATACATAAAGTGTTATttcaattgaatttttttttaaaaataaatatatcgaTATATTACATGGTAGGTATTGAGTAATAAGATCATGAGCAAGcttttaaaatgataaaaaaatgttaagaaattatgtATCCACTATGAGAATTGGAAATTTTGTACTCACAAATTGTTATAATTAATagtacatttttattttattttgtagtaTTTCAATCTCAATAATTTTTTAAGAAATGCTCAaactatttatatttatatataatttgtataGCATAATAAATCTACTTATAAAAGTTTTCTACATTATTTAtacaattgaaaaaaaatatattatctaGATAGTTTTTATAAGGAAGTCatagtttgtattttattttctaGACTAGTATTTAGAGTTTTGATATAACCCATTATTGAAATAAAaactctatatatttatataagagaTGCAATGGAGAGGAAATTACATCAACCCAGTTGATTTCTCTGTTCATTGTTTTTAAGACAAAGTATCTTtactttttaattatatttattattttattatcatgtaattatataaaaaagtgagtataaataaataaataattaattaataagctttaagttttgaggaGATAAAGAGGAGGAATTAAACAGGTTAAACGGATTTAGTtgggagaaaaagaaaaaaagtaaatGGCAACTATCCATAGGAGGGAGAGGAATGAGATAgggaaataatatatatataaaaaatattttattatcttGTAATTATATAAAAACAAAGTGAGGATAATTAATTAATGAGGTTTAAATTTTGAGGAGATAAAGATTAGAAATTAATTAGGGTAAACAAAATTAGTTgggataaaaagaaaaaaaaacaaatgtaaACTATTCATGGGAGACACAAGAATGAGATAGGGAAATGGGGAAAGATGATTTTTTTTCGTACACGTGTACCTACTAAATAATTCAgagttttaattaaatttaaaagggAATATGAACAATATAATCGGGTGCGTACACGTGTACACTCAGATGCCACCAACGGAGGATTCCAAACAGAATCAAAGGGAATAATACTTTTTGGTACTATGAGTAttattgccactaaaaataaatattagatGTATGACACATGTAAAACCGGGTATTTTGCCACAATTATCCCTTAAAATAATACAAGAAAAATGTCAAATGATTATGTCCTGTGGTGCATCTTTCAGATACTGCAACTCTTCAAAttgagatattttatattttttgtgaTGAACGCTTAGAAAAGTCCACCTCACATTCCATTGCCGTGTCTCTTAGGTTATAGCTTCACAAGGTCTATAAAAAGAGTCTTTTTGGTACGTTAGGAAAAATAATCATGGGGTGTTTTCACTTTCTGTTCAtctttcttcttcatcatctcttCATAGCAACTTTTGCTCAAGTCAATTGCATCAGACCGTTGCAATTTATGAATGATGGCACAACTCTGGTTTCAAGTAAAGGAACATTTCAACTTGGATTCTTCACTCCAAGCAGTTCAAAGAATCGTTATCTGGGAATCTGGTACAGAAACATCCCAGTTCAAACGGTGGTTTGGGTCGCCAACCGGTGTAACCCTATTAATGACTCCTCTGGTTCGTTGACTATAAACGCCACTGGAAATCTTGTGCTTTTGAGAGCACAGAACAAGAGTGTCGTTTGGTCTACTAGCTCGTCGAAACAAGCCCAAAAACCATTGGTCCAGCTCTTGGATAATGGTAACTTGGTTTTGAGAGATGAAAAAGATGGGAATATAGAGAACTATCTGTGGCAAAGCTTTGATGATCCTGCTGATACGTTCTTGCCTGAAATGAAACTTGGATGGGACTTGAAGAGAGGTCTTACTAGGCGGCTTTCATCGTGGAAGAGTTTGGATGATCCCTGCAATGGAGATTTCACTTTTAGGATTGAGTATAATGAACGATTGCACACGTACCCTGAGGGGCTTATTCGAAAGGGGACTGCAAAATTTTACCGAACAGGGCCATGGAATGGCATAAGGTTCAGTGGTGCTCCTGATTTGGAACCAAACCCGGTTTTCGATTACTGGTTTGTTTACAATGATGATGAAGTTTACTACACTTACAGACTCAAGAATAAGTCAGTGATCTCAAGAATAGTAATGAACGAAACAACAAGTGATAGTCAACGTTTGACATGGATTGAAGCTGAGAAAACTTGGAAAGCTTATAACTCAGTTCCTCGAGACCAGTGTGACCACTACGGCCAATGTGGGGCAAATGGACAGTGTACCATAACAGAGAGTCCAGTCTGCCAATGCTTAAAAGGGTTTAAGCCTAAGTTTCAAGAGAACTGGAATACAATGTACTGGTCTGACGGGTGTGTGAGAAACAGTCCACTGAGCTGTGAGAAAGATGGATTTGTTAAGTTTGTTGACTTGAAATTGCCTGATGCTGAACACACATGGGTGAACAAGAGTATGAATCTAAGGGAGTGTAGAGCTAAATGCTTGAGCAACTGTTCTTGTATGGCTTATACAAACTCAGATATCAGAGAAGGCAGCGGCTGCGTCGTCTGGTTCGGTGATCTGTTTGATATTCGACGTTTTCCCTCTCGTGGACAAGATCTGTATATACGAATGTCGGCTTCAGAAATAGGTTTGGTTTCGTACCAAGctcatattttttctattttggtCAAAACTAGTATGTTTTGCATGTGATTTCCTTTGATTCGACtaatgtttgtttttctcttgCAAAAACTTATTATGAACAGCAAGGACTGATCGTGAGAAGTTGAAGAGAGCAGTGATAATAATAGCTATCATCGTCGGATTAGCTGGCGGTGGGATGACTTTAGTTGGCTTATTAATTATTCGCAGGAGGAGGCAATTTCAGGGTAACATCTCTACCCCTTGATTCATCTTTTGATATGATATTTTAAAACAAGTAACATTTTAACTAAGTATATTCCTAGTTTTACAATACATATGCTTTCTTGATATCATTTTTTTTAGTAAATTTCTTGATATACTTACATGGGTTTTATGAACAGAAGATAGCACATAATAGAGctttttatacttattttgtcAAATACAGAGAGAAGTGTAATAATGAGGAGAAGTGAA
The genomic region above belongs to Humulus lupulus chromosome 1, drHumLupu1.1, whole genome shotgun sequence and contains:
- the LOC133785760 gene encoding G-type lectin S-receptor-like serine/threonine-protein kinase At4g27290, whose translation is MGCFHFLFIFLLHHLFIATFAQVNCIRPLQFMNDGTTLVSSKGTFQLGFFTPSSSKNRYLGIWYRNIPVQTVVWVANRCNPINDSSGSLTINATGNLVLLRAQNKSVVWSTSSSKQAQKPLVQLLDNGNLVLRDEKDGNIENYLWQSFDDPADTFLPEMKLGWDLKRGLTRRLSSWKSLDDPCNGDFTFRIEYNERLHTYPEGLIRKGTAKFYRTGPWNGIRFSGAPDLEPNPVFDYWFVYNDDEVYYTYRLKNKSVISRIVMNETTSDSQRLTWIEAEKTWKAYNSVPRDQCDHYGQCGANGQCTITESPVCQCLKGFKPKFQENWNTMYWSDGCVRNSPLSCEKDGFVKFVDLKLPDAEHTWVNKSMNLRECRAKCLSNCSCMAYTNSDIREGSGCVVWFGDLFDIRRFPSRGQDLYIRMSASEIARTDREKLKRAVIIIAIIVGLAGGGMTLVGLLIIRRRRQFQERSVIMRRSESQNEDLDLPLFGLQTISTATNDFSENNKLGEGGFGPVYRGMLETRQEIAVKRLSTWSGQGDHEFKNEIKLIAKLQHRNLVKVIGYCIHGEEKLLIYEYMPNKSLDYFIFDQCQGRLLEWPKSFQIICGIAKGLMYLHHDSRLRIIHRDLKASNVLLDEEMNPKISDFGLARTFSGDQIEGNTNKVVGTYGYMAPEYAFDGLFSIKSDVFSFGILMLEIISGKRSRGFYYENNDLTLIGYAWTLMKEDKACKLIDKCLRVSYEDMEEVLRCIHIALLCVQQSPSDRPNMSSVILMLSGESVLPQPKPPGYFTNTNSWEGDRSSSSKLLSSSSCHTSITVVDAR